The following are encoded together in the Ovis aries strain OAR_USU_Benz2616 breed Rambouillet chromosome 15, ARS-UI_Ramb_v3.0, whole genome shotgun sequence genome:
- the DCHS1 gene encoding protocadherin-16 codes for MQKERGTAPSCLGMQIPRPLPLLSLLMLLLLGAGAPGAWGQAGSLDLQIDEEQPAGTLIGDISAGLPAGTAAPPMYFISAQEGSGVGTDLAIDEHSGVVRTARVLDRERRDRYRFTAVTPDGATVEVTVRVADINDHAPAFPQARAVLQIPEHTALGTRYPLEPARDADAGHLGTQGYALSGDGAGETFRLETRPGPDGAPVPELVVTGELDRENRSHYMLQLEAYDGGSPPRRAQALLDVTLLDINDHAPAFNQSRYHAAVSESLAPGSPVLQVYASDADAGANGAVTYEINRRQSEGDGPFSIDAHTGLLRLERPLDFEQRRVHELVVQARDGGAHPELGSAFVTVHVRDANDNQPSMTVIFLSADGSPRVSEAAPPGQLVARISVSDPDDGDFAHVNVSLEGGEGHFALSTQDSVIYLVCVARRLDREERDAYNLRVTATDSGSPPLRAEAAFVLHVTDVNDNAPAFDRQLYRPEPLPEVALPGSFVVRVTARDPDQGTNGQVTYSLAPGAHTRWFSIDPTSGIVTTAALLDYELEPQPQLIVVATDGGLPPLSSSATVSVVLQDVNDNEPQFQRTFYNASLPEGTQPGTCFLQVTATDADSGPFGLLSYSLGAGLGTSGSPPFRIDAHSGDVCTTRTLDRDQGPSSFDFTVTAVDGGGLKSMVYVKVFVSDENDNPPQFYPREYAASLSAQSAPGTAVLRVRAHDPDQGPHGRLSYHILAGNSPPLFALDEHSGLLTVAWPLARRASSMVQLEIGARDGGGLQAEPSARVNISIVPGTPVPPVFEQLQYVFSVPEDVAPGTSVGVVQAHNPPGRLGPVTVALSGGDPRGLFSLDGATGLLQTLRPLDRELLGPVLELEVRAGSGVPPAFAVARVRVLLDDVNDNSPAFPAPEDTVLLPSSTAPGTLIYTLRALDPDSGVNSRVTFTLLAGGGGAFTVDPTTGHIRLMGPLGPPGGPAHELELEARDGGSPPRTSHFRLRVVVQDLGTRGLAPHFDSPTYRVDLPSGTTPGTQVLQVQARAPDGGPVTYHLAADGPGSPFGLEPQSGWLWVRAALDHEAQELYTLKVMAVSGSKAELGQQTATATVRVSILNQNDHSPRLSEEPTFLAVAENQPPGTSVGRVFATDRDSGLNGRLTYSLRQLSEDSKAFRIHPQTGEVTTLQTLDRERQSSYQLLVQVQDAGSPPRSTTGTVHIAVLDLNDNSPTFLQASGAAGGGLPIQVPDGVPPGTLVTTLQAKDPDEGENGTILYILTGPGSELFSLHPHSGELLTAAPLIRAERPHYVLTLSAHDQGSPPRSSSLQLLVQVLPSTRSAEPPPEPSEPDPVAPVPVVLTVTAAEGLRPGSLLGSVAPPEQAGVGALTYTLVGGADPEGTFALDAATGRLYLARPLDFEAGPAWRALTVRAEGPGGAGARLLRVQVRVQDENEHAPAFARDPLALALPENPEPGATLYTFRASDADGPGPNSDVRYRLLRQEPPVPALRLDARTGALSAPRGLDRETTPALLLLVEATDRPANASRRRTARVSARVFVTDENDNAPVFASPSRVRLPEDQPPGPTALHVVARDPDLGEAARVSYRLAAGADGCFRLHPSTGALSVVRSLDREQRAEYVLTVVASDHGSPPRSATQLLTVSVADVNDEAPAFQQLEYSVLLRENSPPGTSLLTLQATDPDLGTNGQVTYGGISGENFSLDPDTGVLTTLRALDREEQEEINLTVYARDGGSPPLLTHVTVRVAVEDENDHAPAFGSAHLSLEVPEGQDPQTLTTLRASDPDVGANGQLQYRILDGDPSGAFVLDLASGEFGTMRPLDREVEPAFQLQIEARDGGQPALSATLLVTVTVLDANDHAPAFPVPSYSVEVPEDAPAGTLLLQLQAHDPDAGANGRVTYYLGTGAAGAFLLEPSSGELRTATTLDREQCPSYAFTVNAVDSAAAGPLSTTVPVTITVRDVNDHAPTFPTSPLRLRLPRPGPVLSTPTLPLATLRAEDRDAGANASILYRLAGTPPPGTTVDSYTGEIRVSRSPVSLSPRDRVLFIVATDLGRPARSATGVVIVGLQGESEHGPRFPRTSSEAMLRENAPPGTPVVSPKAIHAGGSSGPITYSILSGNEKGTFSIQPSTGAITVRSAEGLDFEANPRLRLVLQAESGGAYAFSVLTLTLQDANDNAPRFLQPHYVAFLPESRPLEGPLLQVEADDLDQGPSGQISYSLAASQPARGLFHVDPATGTITTTAILDREIWAETRLVLMATDRGSPALVGSATLTVMVIDTNDNRPTIPQPWELRVSEDALLGSEIAQVTGNDVDSGPVLWYVLSPSGPQDPFSVGRYGGRLSLTGPLDFEQRDRYHLQLLAHDGPHEGRANLTVLVEDVNDNAPAFSQTLYQVMLLEHTPPGSAILSVSATDRDSGANGHVSYHLASPAEGFSIDPNNGTLFTTVGTVALGHEGPGMVDVVLEARDHGVPGRAARATVHVQLQDQNDHAPSFTLPHYRVAVTEDLPPGSTLLTLEATDADGSRSHATVDYSIVSGNRGRVFQLEPRLAEAGESDGLGPRALGCLVLLEPLDFESLTQYNLTVAATDRGQPPRSSAVPVTVSVLDVNDNPPVFTRAAYRVAVPEDTPVGAELLHVEASDADPGPHGLVRFTLSSGDPLGLFELDESSGDLRLARPLDCETQARHQLVVQAADPAGAHFALAPVTIEVQDVNDHGPAFPLSLLSTSLAENQPPGTLVTTLHAIDGDAGAFGRLHYSLLEAGPGPEGREAFALNSSTGELRARVAFDYEHTGSFQLLVGATDAGNLSASVTVSVLVTGEDEYDPVFLAPAFHFQVPEGARRGHSLGHVQATDEDGGADGLVLYSLAASSPYFGINQTTGALYLRVDSRAPGSGTGTSGGGGRTRREAPRELRLEVVARGPLPGSRSATVPVTVDITHTALGLAPDLNLLLVGAVAASLGVVVVLALAALVLGLVRARSRKAEAAPGPMSQAAPLASGSLQKLGREPPSPPPSEHLYHQTLPSYGGPGAGGPYPRGGSLDPSHSSGRGSAEAAEDDEIRMINEFPRVASVASSLAARGPDSGIQQDADGLSDTSCEPPAPDTWYKGRKAGLLLPGAGATLYREDGPPATATTFLGGCGLSPAPTGDYGFPADGKPCVAGALTAIVAGEEELRGSYNWDYLLSWCPQFQPLASVFTEIARLKDEARPCPPAPRIDPPPLITAVAHPGAKSVPPKPASTAATRAVFPPASHRSPISHEGSLSSAAMSPSFSPSLSPLAARSPVVSPFGVAQGPSASALSAESGLEPPDDTELHI; via the exons ATGCAGAAGGAGCGGGGCACTGCACCTTCGTGCCTGGGCATGCAgatccccaggcccctccccctgCTATcattgctgatgctgctgctcctgggggcgggggcgcCAGGTGCCTGGGGTCAGGCTGGGAGCTTGGACCTGCAGATTGATGAGGAGCAGCCAGCGGGCACGCTGATCGGGGACATCAGTGCAGGGCTTCCAGCGGGCACAGCAGCACCTCCCATGTACTTCATCTCTGCCCAGGAGGGCAGCGGGGTGGGCACGGACCTGGCCATCGATGAACACAGTGGGGTGGTCCGTACAGCCCGTGTCTTGGACCGCGAGCGGCGGGATCGCTACCGCTTCACTGCAGTCACTCCCGACGGCGCCACTGTGGAAGTTACTGTGCGAGTGGCTGACATCAATGACCACGCTCCGGCTTTCCCACAGGCTCGGGCTGTCCTGCAGATACCTGAGCATACAGCACTTGGCACCCGCTACCCACTGGAGCCTGCTCGTGATGCCGACGCTGGCCACCTGGGAACCCAGGGCTATGCCCTGTCTGGTGATGGGGCTGGAGAGACCTTCCGGCTGGAGACACGCCCTGGTCCGGATGGGGCCCCAGTGCCTGAGCTGGTAGTTACCGGAGAGCTGGACCGAGAGAACCGCTCACACTACATGCTGCAACTGGAGGCCTACGACGGTGGTTCACCCCCTCGGAGGGCCCAGGCCCTGCTGGACGTGACACTGCTAGACATCAATGACCACGCCCCAGCTTTCAATCAGAGCCGCTACCATGCTGCAGTGTCCGAGAGCCTGGCCCCCGGCAGTCCGGTCTTGCAGGTGTATGCCTCTGATGCCGATGCAGGTGCCAATGGGGCTGTAACTTATGAGATCAACCGGAGGCAGAGCGAGGGTGACGGACCCTTCTCCATTGATGCGCACACGGGGCTGCTGCGGCTGGAGCGGCCGCTGGACTTTGAGCAACGTCGGGTCCACGAACTGGTGGTGCAGGCTCGGGATGGAGGGGCTCACCCTGAGCTGGGCTCGGCCTTTGTGACCGTGCATGTGCGAGACGCCAATGACAATCAGCCCTCCATGACTGTCATCTTCCTGAGTGCAGATGGCTCCCCCCGTGTATCTGAGGCTGCCCCCCCAGGCCAGCTTGTTGCTCGAATCTCTGTGTCAGACCCAGATGACGGTGACTTTGCGCATGTCAATGTGTCCCTGGAGGGTGGAGAGGGCCACTTTGCTCTCAGCACCCAGGACAGCGTCATCTACCTGGTGTGTGTGGCTCGACGGCTGGATCGGGAGGAGCGCGATGCCTACAACTTGCGAGTTACCGCCACGGACTCAGGCTCACCTCCACTGCGGGCCGAGGCTGCCTTTGTGCTACATGTCACTGATGTCAACGACAATGCGCCTGCCTTTGACCGCCAGCTCTACCGACCCGAGCCTCTGCCTGAAGTTGCCCTGCCTGGCAGCTTCGTGGTGCGGGTGACGGCCCGGGATCCTGACCAGGGCACCAATGGTCAGGTCACCTACAGCCTGGCCCCAGGCGCCCACACCCGCTGGTTCTCCATAGACCCCACCTCAGGCATTGTCACTACGGCTGCTTTGTTGGACTATGAGTTGGAACCTCAGCCACAGCTAATCGTGGTGGCCACTGATGGGGGCttgccccctctctcctcctccgcCACAGTGAGCGTGGTCTTGCAAGATGTGAATGATAACGAGCCGCAGTTCCAGAGGACTTTCTACAACGCCTCGCTGCCTGAGGGCACTCAGCCGGGAACCTGCTTCCTGCAG gTGACAGCCACAGATGCGGACAGTGGCCCATTTGGCCTCCTCTCCTATTCCTTGGGTGCCGGACTTGGGACCTCAGGGTCTCCCCCGTTCCGCATCGATGCCCACAGTGGCGATGTGTGCACGACCCGGACCCTGGACCGTGATCAGGGGCCCTCAAGCTTTGACTTCACAGTGACAGCTGTGGATGGG GGAGGCCTCAAGTCTATGGTATATGTGAAGGTGTTTGTGTCAGACgagaatgacaacccacctcAGTTTTATCCACGGGAGTATGCTGCCAGTCTGAGCGCCCAGAGTGCACCAGGCACAGCTGTGCTGAGGGTACGTGCCCATGACCCTGATCAGGGACCCCATGGGCGACTCTCCTACCACATCCTGGCTGGCAACAGCCCCCCGCTCTTTGCCTTGGACGAGCACTCAG GGCTATTGACGGTAGCCTGGCCCTTGGCCAGACGGGCCAGTTCCATGGTGCAGCTGGAGATCGGGGCTCGGGATGGAGGTGGCCTGCAGGCAGAGCCCAGTGCCCGAGTCAACATCAGCATTGTGCCTGGAACTCCTGTACCACCAGTATTTGAGCAGCTTCAGTATGTCTTTTCTGTGCCAGAGGATGTGGCACCAGGCACCAGTGTGGGCGTAGTCCAGGCACACAATCCACCAG GTCGCTTGGGACCTGTGACCGTTGCCCTATCGGGGGGTGATCCCCGAGGACTCTTCTCCCTAGATGGAGCCACTGGGCTGTTACAGACACTTCGCCCTCTGGACCGGGAGCTGCTGGGACCAGTGCTGGAGCTGGAGGTGCGGGCAGGCAGTGGAGTGCCGCCGGCGTTCGCTGTAGCTCGAGTGCGCGTGCTGCTGGACGATGTGAACGACAACTCCCCTGCCTTCCCTGCGCCTGAAGACACAGTGCTGCTGCCATCGAGCACTGCCCCAGGGACCCTCATCTATACACTGCGGGCTCTGGACCCCGACTCAGGAGTTAACAGTCGAGTCACCTTTACCCTGCTTGCTGGCGGTGGTGGGGCCTTCACTGTGGACCCCACCACAGGCCACATACGGCTTATGGGACCTCTGGGGCCTCCAGGGGGGCCAGCCCATGAACTGGAGCTGGAAGCCCGGGATGGAGGCTCCCCACCTCGCACCAGCCATTTTCGACTACGGGTGGTGGTACAGGACTTGGGGACCCGTGGGCTGGCTCCCCACTTTGACAGCCCTACCTACCGTGTAGACCTGCCCTCAGGCACCACCCCTGGAACTCAAGTCCTACAAGTGCAGGCTCGAGCACCAGATGGGGGCCCTGTCACCTACCACCTTGCAGCAGATGGGCCAGGCAGCCCCTTTGGCCTGGAACCACAGAGTGGATGGCTGTGGGTGCGGGCAGCACTGGACCATGAGGCCCAGGAGTTGTACACACTGAAAGTAATGGCAGTGTCTGGATCCAAAGCTGAGTTGGGGCAGCAGACAGCCACGGCCACCGTGAGGGTCAGCATCCTCAACCAGAATGACCACAGTCCCCGCTTGTCTGAGGAGCCCACCTTCCTGGCTGTGGCTGAGAACCAGCCCCCAGGGACAAGCGTGGGTCGGGTCTTTGCCACTGACCGAGATTCAGGACTCAATGGACGTCTGACCTACAGCCTGCGACAGCTGTCAGAAGACAGCAAGGCCTTCCGCATCCACCCTCAGACTG GAGAGGTGACCACACTACAAACTCTGGACCGCGAGCGGCAAAGCAGCTACCAGCTTCTGGTGCAGGTTCAGGATGCAGGGAGCCCACCGCGCAGCACCACAGGCACCGTGCACATCGCAGTGCTTGACCTCAATGACAACAGCCCCACCTTTCTGCAGGCCTCAGGGGCTGCTGGTGGAGGCCTCCCCATACAG GTACCAGATGGTGTGCCTCCAGGAACATTGGTGACAACTCTGCAGGCCAAGGATCCAGATGAGGGGGAGAATGGAACCATCCTGTACATACTAACTG GTCCTGGCTCAGAGCTCTTCTCTCTGCACCCTCACTCGGGAGAGCTGCTCACGGCAGCACCCCTGATCCGAGCAGAGCGGCCACACTACGTGCTGACATTGAGCGCTCATGACCAAGGCAGCCCCCCTCGGAGCTCCAGCCTCCAGCTGCTAGTGCAG GTGCTTCCTTCCACTCGCTCGGCTGAGCCTCCACCGGAACCCTCAGAGCCAGACCCGGTGGCGCCTGTGCCTGTCGTGCTGACCGTGACAGCAGCCGAGGGGCTCCGGCCCGGCTCCCTGTTGGGCTCTGTGGCGCCGCCAGAGCAGGCAGGGGTGGGCGCCCTTACCTACACACTGGTGGGCGGCGCCGACCCAGAGGGCACCTTTGCGCTGGACGCGGCCACTGGGCGCTTGTACCTGGCGCGGCCCCTGGACTTCGAGGCGGGTCCGGCTTGGCGCGCGCTCACGGTGCGCGCCGAGGGGCCGGGAGGCGCGGGCGCGCGGCTGCTGCGAGTGCAGGTGCGCGTCCAGGACGAGAACGAGCACGCGCCGGCCTTCGCGCGCGACCCGCTGGCGCTGGCGCTCCCAGAGAACCCCGAGCCGGGCGCGACCTTGTACACTTTCCGCGCGTCCGACGCCGATGGCCCTGGCCCCAACAGCGATGTGCGCTACCGCCTGCTGCGCCAGGAGCCGCCTGTGCCCGCGCTTCGCCTGGACGCGCGCACCGGGGCGCTCAGCGCCCCGCGAGGCCTGGATCGGGAGACCACTCCCGCTCTGCTGCTGCTCGTGGAAGCCACTGACCGGCCCGCCAACGCCAGCCGCCGCCGCACAGCACGCGTTTCCGCGCGCGTCTTTGTCACGGATGAGAATGACAACGCTCCAGTCTTTGCCTCGCCCTCACGTGTGCGCCTCCCTGAGGATCAGCCGCCCGGGCCCACGGCGCTGCACGTGGTAGCCCGGGACCCCGACCTGGGCGAGGCCGCACGGGTGTCCTATCGCCTGGCAGCTGGCGCGGACGGCTGTTTCCGGCTACACCCCAGCACCG GAGCGCTGTCCGTGGTGCGGTCTCTGGACCGCGAACAGCGAGCTGAGTACGTGCTGACTGTGGTGGCCTCTGACCACGGCTCCCCACCGCGCTCGGCCACGCAGCTTCTGACTGTCAGTGTCGCCGACGTCAACGACGAGGCACCCGCTTTCCAACAGCTGGAGTACAGCGTCCTCTTGCGGGAGAACAGCCCGCCTGGAACATCTCTGCTCACTCTGCAGGCAACCGACCCCGATCTGG GGACCAACGGGCAAGTGACTTATGGAGGCATCTCTGGCGAAAATTTCTCCCTGGACCCAGACACTGGGGTCCTTACCACTCTTCGGGCCCTGGAtcgggaggagcaggaggagatcAACCTGACAG TATATGCCCGGGATGGGGGCTCACCTCCACTGTTGACCCATGTCACAGTGCGAGTGGCTGTGGAGGATGAGAATGACCATGCCCCAGCATTTGGGAGTGCCCATCTCTCCCTGGAGGTGCCCGAGGGCCAGGACCCCCAGACCCTTACCACGCTGCGGGCCTCTGACCCGGATGTGGGAGCCAACGGGCAGCTGCAGTACCGCATCCTGG ATGGGGACCCCTCAGGAGCCTTTGTCCTGGACCTAGCTTCTGGGGAGTTTGGCACCATGAGGCCACTAGACCGGGAGGTGGAGCCAGCATTCCAGCTGCAGATAGAAGCCCGGGATGGAGGCCAGCCAGCTCTCAGCGCTACGCTGCTTGTGACGGTGACAGTGCTGGATGCCAATGACCATGCCCCAGCCTTCCCTGTGCCCTCCTACTCTGTGGAGGTGCCTGAGGACGCACCTGCAGGGaccctgctgctgcagctgcaggctcatgatcctgatgctggggccAATGGTCGTGTGACCTACTACCTGGGTACAGGTGCAGCAGGAGCCTTCCTGCTAGAGCCCAGCTCTGGGGAATTGCGCACAGCCACCACCCTTGACAGAGAGCAGTGTCCCAGCTATGCCTTTACAGTGAATGCGGTGGACAGTGCAGCTGCTGGGCCCCTAAGCACCACAGTGCCCGTCACCATCACAGTGCGTGATGTCAATGACCATGCGCCCACCTTCCCCACCAGTCCCCTGAGGCTGCGCCTGCCCCGCCCAGGCCCTGTCCTCAGCACTCCAACTCTGCCTCTGGCCACTCTGCGAGCTGAAGACCGTGATGCTGGTGCCAATGCTTCCATCCTGTACCGGCTAGCAGGCACGCCACCTCCTGGCACCACCGTGGACTCTTACACTGGTGAAATCCGTGTGTCCCGCTCCCCTGTATCTCTGAGCCCCCGAGATCGTGTCCTCTTCATTGTGGCAACTGACCTTGGCCGTCCAGCTCGCTCTGCCACTGGTGTGGTCATTGTTGGGCTGCAAGGGGAGTCTGAGCATGGACCGCGCTTTCCCCGGACCAGTAGTGAAGCCATGCTCCGTGAGAATGCACCCCCAG GGACTCCCGTTGTCTCCCCCAAGGCTATCCATGCAGGGGGCTCAAGTGGACCCATCACATACAGCATTCTCAGTGGGAATGAGAAAGGGACATTCTCCATCCAGCCTAGTACAG GAGCCATCACAGTCCGCTCAGCAGAGGGGCTGGATTTTGAGGCAAACCCACGGCTGCGACTGGTGCTGCAGGCGGAGAGTGGAGGAGCCTATGCCTTCTCTGTGCTTACCCTAACCCTGCAAGATGCCAATGACAATGCGCCCCGCTTCCTGCAGCCCCACTACGTGGCCTTCCTGCCAGAGTCCAGGCCCTTGGAGGGACCCCTGCTGCAG GTGGAAGCAGATGACCTGGACCAAGGCCCCAGTGGACAGATCTCCTACAGTCTGGCCGCATCCCAGCCAGCCCGGGGATTGTTCCATGTAGACCCAGCCACGGGCACTATCACCACCACAGCTATCCTGGACCGCGAGATATGGGCCGAAACACG GCTGGTGCTGATggccacagacagaggaagcCCAGCCCTGGTGGGCTCAGCTACCCTGACAGTGATGGTCATCGACACCAATGACAATCGCCCCAccatcccccagccctgggagctCCGAGTGTCAGAAG ATGCACTGTTAGGCTCGGAGATCGCACAGGTAACAGGGAATGATGTGGACTCAGGACCAGTGCTGTGGTATGTTCTGAGCCCTTCTGGGCCCCAGGATCCCTTCAGTGTCGGCCGCTATGGAGGCCGCCTCTCCCTCACGGGCCCCTTGGATTTTGAGCAGCGCGACCGCTACCACCTACAGCTCCTGGCACACGACGGGCCTCACGAGGGCCGAGCCAACCTCACGGTGCTCGTGGAGGATGTCAATGACAACGCCCCTGCCTTCTCACAGACTCTCTACCAG GTGATGCTGCTTGAGCACACACCCCCGGGCAGTGCCATTCTCTCCGTCTCGGCCACTGACCGGGACTCGGGCGCCAACGGTCACGTCTCCTACCACCTGGCTTCCCCTGCTGAGGGCTTCAGCATTGACCCTAACAACG GGACCCTGTTCACAACAGTGGGGACAGTGGCCTTGGGTCATGAAGGGCCAGGCATGGTGGACGTGGTGCTGGAAGCCCGAGACCACGGAGTGCCAGGTCGGGCCGCCCGCGCCACAGTGCACGTGCAGCTTCAGGATCAGAACGACCATGCCCCGAGCTTCACGCTGCCACACTACCGCGTGGCTGTGACTGAGGATCTGCCGCCCGGCTCCACCCTGCTCACCCTGGAGGCCACAGACGCTGATGGGAGCCGCAGCCACGCCACCGTGGACTACAGCATTGTCAGTGGCAATCGGGGCCGAGTCTTCCAGCTGGAACCCCGGCTGGCGGAGGCTGGGGAGAGTGATGGACTAGGCCCCCGGGCCCTGGGCTGCCTGGTGTTGCTTGAGCCTCTAGACTTTGAAAGCCTAACCCAGTACAACCTAACTGTGGCGGCAACTGACCGGGGGCAGCCACCTCGAAGTTCGGCTGTGCCAGTCACCGTCAGCGTGCTGGACGTCAACGACAACCCACCTGTCTTCACCCGAGCGGCCTACCGTGTGGCGGTGCCTGAGGACACGCCTGTGGGAGCCGAGCTGCTGCACGTGGAGGCCTCCGACGCTGATCCGGGCCCCCATGGCCTTGTGCGCTTCACCCTCAGCTCAGGCGACCCCCTGGGGCTCTTTGAGCTGGATGAGAGCTCCGGGGACTTGCGACTGGCCCGCCCCTTGGACTGTGAGACCCAGGCTCGACATCAGCTTGTAGTGCAGGCTGCCGACCCCGCCGGGGCACACTTTGCCCTGGCACCAGTGACCATTGAGGTCCAGGACGTGAATGACCACGGCCCCGCCTTCCCTCTGAGCTTGCTCAGCACCAGCCTGGCTGAGAACCAGCCTCCAGGCACTCTCGTTACCACCCTGCACGCAATTGATGGGGATGCCGGGGCTTTCGGAAGGCTCCACTACAGCCTGCTGGAGGCTGGGCCGGGGCCTGAGGGCCGTGAGGCGTTTGCGCTGAATAGCTCAACTGGGGAGTTGCGGGCACGAGTGGCCTTTGACTACGAGCACACTGGCAGCTTCCAGCTGCTGGTGGGAGCTACAGATGCTGGGAACCTGTCCGCCTCAGTCACCGTGTCAGTGCTGGTGACCGGTGAGGATGAGTATGACCCAGTGTTCCTGGCTCCAGCTTTCCACTTTCAGGTGCCAGAAGGTGCACGGCGTGGCCACAGCCTGGGTCACGTGCAGGCCACAGACGAGGATGGAGGTGCCGACGGCCTGGTGCTGTACTCGCTGGCTGCCTCATCCCCCTATTTTGGTATCAACCAGACTACAGGTGCCCTGTACCTGCGGGTGGACAGCCGGGCACCAGGCAGCGGAACAGGCACCTCCGGGGGTGGGGGCCGGACCCGACGTGAGGCGCCACGGGAGCTGAGGCTGGAGGTGGTGGCAAGGGGGCCTCTGCCCGGTTCTCGGAGTGCCACAGTGCCCGTGACTGTGGACATCACCCATACTGCGCTGGGCCTGGCACCTGACCTCAACCTGCTCTTGGTGGGAGCTGTGGCGGCCTCTCTGGGAGTCGTGGTGGTGCTTGCCCTGGCAGCCCTTGTCCTGGGACTGGTGCGGGCCCGGAGCCGCAAAGCTGAGGCGGCGCCTGGCCCGATGTCCCAGGCGGCACCCCTGGCTAGCGGCTCGCTGCAGAAACTGGGCCGAGAGCCACCCAGCCCACCGCCCTCAGAGCACCTGTATCACCAGACTCTTCCCAGCTACGGTGGGCCAGGAGCTGGAGGACCCTACCCCCGCGGTGGCTCCCTGGACCCTTCACACTCAAGCGGCCGAGGCTCAGCAGAGGCTGCGGAAGATGACGAGATCCGCATGATCAACGAGTTCCCCCGAGTGGCCAGTGTGGCCTCCTCCCTGGCTGCCCGCGGCCCTGACTCCGGCATCCAGCAGGATGCAGACGGACTGAGTGACACCTCCTGTGAGCCACCTGCCCCCGACACCTGGTATAAGGGCCGTAAGGCAGGGCTGCTGCTACCGGGTGCAGGAGCCACTCTGTACCGAGAAGACGGCCCCCCAGCCACCGCCACCACCTTCCTGGGGGGCTGTGGCCTAAGCCCCGCACCCACCGGGGACTACGGCTTTCCAGCAGATGGCAAGCCCTGTGTGGCGGGAGCGCTGACGGCCATCGTGGCCGGTGAGGAGGAGCTCCGTGGCAGCTACAACTGGGACTACCTGCTGAGCTGGTGCCCTCAGTTCCAGCCGCTGGCCAGTGTCTTCACAGAGATTGCCCGGCTCAAGGATGAAGCTCGGCCGTGTCCCCCGGCGCCCCGCATTGACCCACCGCCCCTCATCACTGCCGTGGCCCACCCAGGAGCCAAGTCCGTGCCCCCCAAACCAGCCAGCACGGCCGCAACCCGGGCCGTCTTCCCACCAGCCTCTCACCGCTCCCCCATCAGCCACGAAGGCTCCCTGTCCTCGGCGGCCATGTCCCCCAGCTTTTCACCTTCACTGTCTCCTCTGGCCGCTCGCTCACCTGTCGTCTCACCGTTCGGGGTGGCCCAGGGCCCCTCAGCCTCAGCTCTGAGCGCAGAGTCTGGCCTGGAGCCACCAGACGACACCGAGCTCCATATCTAG